AATTCTCGCATGCCCCGCACGAAAGTTTCCAGCAGCTCCCTGGCCATTTCTCTTTTAATCCGGGCCAGGGTTTCCTCATCATTCGTTACAAAAGAGCCAATACCCCTCTGGGAAAGGAGAACGCCCTCCCGCTCCAGCTCCTGGTAAACGCGCTGGACGGTGTTGACGTTTACTTTCAGCTCTTCCGCCAAGCTCCGCACAGACGGCATCTTATCCCCTCCTTTGAGTTTGCCGGCGACAATGTCCTTCTTGATATTCTCCATGATCTGCAGGTAAATGGGCAGGCGTGGATCAAAGGCCACCGGTATCCCCCCTTTAGTGTGTATCACTGTACTAGCTAAATAGTACACTAGAATAATATGAATGTCAAGAGGAAAAGGGTTGGCCCTTAGGGGATACCACTAGGCCCCAATACCCCTTTTGCCCGTCCCCGGATCCGGTAGAATCATAGCCAGAGCCATGAGATGACAAGGGGAAACGGAGGAAAGACGATGCTGATTATCGGGGAATCCCTGAACGCTACGAGGCCGCAGGTGCGGGCGGCAGTGCAGAGCCGTGATGCGGCTTTCATCCAGGCCCTGGCGAAGGAGCAGGCCCTGGCCGGCGCTCATATGCTGGACGTGAACGCGGCCGTACCGGGGCAGGACGAGGTGGAGGACCTGCCCTGGATGGTACAGGTGGTGCAGGAAGCGGTGGATCTGCCCCTCTCCTTAGACAGTTCCAACGTGGAGGCTTTGCTTGCCGCCATGAAAGTCCACCGGGGCCGGCCTCTGATCAACTCCTTGAGCGCGGAGAAAGATAAACTGGAGAAGCTGCTCCCGGTGGTGGTGGAAAACGACTGTTCCGTCATTGTTTTATGCATGGATGACGGCGGTATTCCCGCGGACGTGGAGGGACGGCTGAGAGCCGCCCGGGCGGCGGTGCTGCCCCTTTTAGAGGCCGGGAAGAAGCCGGAAGACATTTTCCTGGATCCCCTGGTGATGTCCATTTCCGTGGATCCCGGCGCCGCCAGGACCACCCTGGAGGTGATTCGCCGGGTGCGAGAGAGCGAAATGGCCGGGGTCCGGATTACCGGGGGCCTTAGCAACGTGAGCTTCGGGATGCCGGGGCGGAAGCTGTTAAACCGGGTGTTTCTCACCATGGCCATGACTGTGGGCTTGGATTCCTGCATCGTGGATGTGCGGGACCGGGCCCTTATGTCCACTCTCTATGCGGCCAGGACTTTCCTGGCGGAGGGGGGCAGCCGGGAGTACTTAAAAGCTTTCCGGGAAGGTTGGCTGGTGATCTGACCCCGCCAGACCCGGGAATGGCCCTTTGGTTCCTTTCCAGGCAGGCCGGAGGGACTTACAATAAATATAAAGAATTTTGCGAGAATATCCAGGCAAAGGGGGATGGCCGTTGATCAGTGACATTTTTAGAGCCGTGGTGGAATTAGAAGATGAACAAGCTCTGGAACTGGTGCAGAAGGCCCTGGCGGAAGGCTTGCCCGCAAAAGAGATTTTGGAAGACGGGGTGCTGGCGGGGCTTAGAGAAATCGGGCGCCTGTTCCAAGAGCAGGAGTATTTCCTGGCGGAGCTGATGATGGGAGCGAAGCTGGTGGAACAATGCCTCGGCATCTTAGACCCGCACTTGCCCAAGGCCGAGGGCCCCAAGCGGGGGGTGGTGGTCATTGGCGCCGTGAAGGGGGACCTGCATTCCATCGGCTACGGGTTGGTGGCCAAGCAGCTGGAGCTGGCCGGCTACGAGGTCCATTCCGTGGGCATTGACGTGCCGGCGATGACTTTCATTGATAAAGCCCGGGAAGTAAACGCGGACATCATCGGCTTGTCGGCTTTCCTGGTGACCACCATTTCCAACTGCCAGGATGTGATCAATTATCTCAAAGATATGGGACTGCGGGACAAGTTTAAAGTCATCATCGGCGGCGCGGAAACCAGCCAGGAGGTGGCGGACCGCATGGGTGCCGACGGCTGGGCGCCAAATGCCGTCGAAGCGGTGAAGCTCTGCGATCGACTCTTGGGTTACGTGTAGGCCTAGACAAAGGAGGGGTACACATGATTCCGGTGCTGGAGTTTGAAAAGCGGGCCATGGAAGGGCCGGTTATGAAAATGGATGACTTTGACCTGGCTTTGGCCAAGGCGGTTCGTAAACTGGTGAAAAAATACGAACTGAAGTATAACCCGGAAAGGCTCTTTGTGGACGACGAAACAGTCGACAGGATCTTTGAGGCCGGAGTGGAATTGCTGGCGGAAGTAGGGATTTACCACAACGATACCCAGCGGGTCGTCAAATACACGGTGGAAGAAATCGAGGCCATCGTCAAGGAGTATAAAGACAGTCCGCCG
The sequence above is drawn from the Clostridia bacterium genome and encodes:
- a CDS encoding GntR family transcriptional regulator, giving the protein MENIKKDIVAGKLKGGDKMPSVRSLAEELKVNVNTVQRVYQELEREGVLLSQRGIGSFVTNDEETLARIKREMARELLETFVRGMRELGFSKEETLTALQAYMEGEQDGNLNG
- a CDS encoding dihydropteroate synthase encodes the protein MLIIGESLNATRPQVRAAVQSRDAAFIQALAKEQALAGAHMLDVNAAVPGQDEVEDLPWMVQVVQEAVDLPLSLDSSNVEALLAAMKVHRGRPLINSLSAEKDKLEKLLPVVVENDCSVIVLCMDDGGIPADVEGRLRAARAAVLPLLEAGKKPEDIFLDPLVMSISVDPGAARTTLEVIRRVRESEMAGVRITGGLSNVSFGMPGRKLLNRVFLTMAMTVGLDSCIVDVRDRALMSTLYAARTFLAEGGSREYLKAFREGWLVI